A region of the Acinetobacter lwoffii genome:
GGAAAAACAGAAGACCAACTAAAAGAAGAAGCTCCCCGTCCTTCTGAAGAGTTAAATATCAAGCTAGAACTGTTAAAAGATCTTTATGACTTCATATTGATTGATTGTCCACCTAGTCTTAAATTATTAACCAGCAATGCGCTGGCATCTTCAACCCATGTCATTATCCCTATCGAATCCGGATCACAATATGGACTGTATGGGGTAACAGATCTTTTAAACCATCTTGAAAAGATCAAACGTATTAATCCAAATTTAGAGCTTTTAGGCGCTTTACTGATTAAGCATGATGAACGTCAGAATGTTTGTAAATTGATTCGGGATGAAGCCTTGAAACAGGTGGGCAAAATTTTAGAAACTACCATTCCTCAAAGTACTAAAGTCAATCAAGCAGCGATTCTGCAACAATCACTTTTGAAAGTAGAAAAAAATTCAAAAGTACGTAAGGCTTTTGAAAGCCTTGCCAATGAAATTGTAGCGAAAGTTTAAACCTGAGAGCATTATGGCAAGCACCAAAGAGCTTTTAGCTCAGAAACTGAAACAGAATACAGAAAAACACCAGCAAGCACAGAAAGACAATATTAAAGAGCTGAAAGAGTTTAGACGTAATGTCCCTATTGAGGATATCAGCCGCAGTCCAAACCAGCCACGTAAAGTCTTTGAAGAGTCACTGTTAAAAGAACTGGCGGATTCCATTGATGAAATCGGCCTTTTGCAGCCCATTACAGTGCGTAAACTGGATAATCTGAAATATGAACTAATTGCAGGCGAGCGACGCTTACGGGCGCATCAGTTACTCGGCAAGTCTGTGATTGAAGCCATTATCATTGATGCAAATAATGTAGAAGCGTCTTTGTTAACCCTAGCAGAGAATTTAAAGCGTCAGGATCTGACAGATTATGAGATTTTTATTGGCCTGAACTCACTTGATGAGAAATTAAAGAAAAACAAGCAACGTTTAGCCAATTCACTGGGTTTAAATCGCGAAGATATGTACAAGTATTTAGCGTACGAAAAACTGCCTCAAGCAATTTTAAATGACCTTGATGTGGAACCAGGCCTGCTAGGTCGTACTGCTGCAACTGCATTCAAAAAATTTCTGTCGGATCATATAGAGCAACTTTCTGAGGCCGAAAAGGCTTTGCTAGGGGCTTGGGAAAAAGTAAAAGACAAAAAACTAGAGCAAAGTAAAGTTACTGCCTATGCTGAAAAAATATTGAGTCAGGATCCAGGAAAACTGACCACAACATCTGTGGTTAGAAAAATTGAATATGCAGGTAAGATTGCGGGGAATATCAAACTCAATCAAAAACAGCTTAAGGTTTCTCTGAATATCTCGGAAATTGACGAAGCTAGTCTCTTACAACTAGAAGATTTTTTAAAACAGCTTATTCAGAAAAGTGAAAAAGTGTAGCAAGTTGCTACACTTTTTTTGACAATCTCAAACTAGGGCGTGTTATCAATTAAGCCAGAAAGATCGCTGATAAGAAGTTTTGAGCCAATTTATCATAGCGTGTGGCAATAGCACGATATTGTTTGAGCTTGGCAAAAAAATTCTCGATCAGATGTCTTGCCTTGTAGATATGTCAATCATAATCACGCTGATCAATAGAATTACTTTTCGCTGGCATCACAACTTGACCCTTCGCCTCTAAAATTGGATCAATGACCCGATCCCTAGAGTTGTAGGCTTTATCCATAAACCAGGTCTGGCTCAACGATAAGTCCAGCAACACATCTGAACCGTTTAAGTCATGGACCTGCCCATTCGTGAGATAAAATCCTGTCGGGTTGCCTAAAGCATCAGTACGGGCATGAATTTTGGTGCTTAAGCCCCCTTTACTGCGCCTAGTCGCCTGATTTCCCCCCAGCGCTGTGTTGGTAAGCACATACAATGGGGTGGAGTCTAACATGACATATTCATTGTCAAGGTCATGTGACAGCACTTCAAAGACTCTCTGCCACACACCTGTTTTAGCCCAACGACTAAAACGAGTATGCACTACTCTAAAATCACCAAAGCGTTCGATTAAGTCTCGCCACGGGATACCTGAACGATACCGCTTCAACAAATAGTCGGTTATCTTTGGCCGTTACTCCAACAGTACCCATTCGTCCATGTAACAGATCTTTAATCTGTTCCCACTGATCATCTTTTAATGCATAGCGTTTAGTCATGAAAAAATTATGAGGACCGGTAAGATTTTCTCAAGCTAATTGATGACACCTTAATTCAAAATAAAAAACGGTTTTAAATATTATTTCTATAAATTTCAATGTTACACTGACTTATAACAGGTTTTAATTGATTCCGCTTAGATGATATATGGGACCTAAAAAATTAACTAATTAACTTATGTCCATGACAAAATTATAAATAAATGGACATATATCAATGATGTATGGTTGTTTTTTTATAATAAATAGCCTAAGTGCTCGTTAGTGAATAGATGTTTTTTTGGTGCGGTATAATTACCTGAAAATCCAGACATCAGTTATAAAATGAGATAAATTTTGAAGGACGCCAGCTTTAAACCGCAGCTTTCATTTTTTGTCTACATACAGCAGTCCAAGACGTTACCCAGTGTCAAGTTACGGAACCGCACTCAGTGCGCTTGCCGGATTCAACAGTCTGGAGATCTTAGTATATTGCCCTATAAAGCTCATTTTATTAAAGATAATCTTTAATAGTCAAAGGCATTCAAATGTATAGATAGGGACTGTGTCAGGAAATGTGCTAGTAGAGGTGGGCAATAATGTCTAGAATCAAGGTACGTGATTTTCTCAGTCGACTATTACGAATAGCCGCCGATTTTGTAGATGCCTTTTAATTAGATTAGACTGTCACCACTCTCCTAGACAAATTTAGTCTATTCTTTTTGCATAAATGAGAATATTATGAGTGGACAACGATATTCTCTCAGAATCACGTATCAATCATGCTGCTAAACATTCTCATTAAAACAAGGGAATGCATCTTTTTACTGATCTGTACCTTGTTTTCAATTTTCCTCTGTTCTTTAATTTAGTACTATCTTTATCACTTATGAGCACTCACTGGATTCACTGAATGAAGTATATGGAAATCAGAGATTTGATTGAGGCTGAATTGAAAAATTACAGTTCTAATCAAATAATTCCATCCGAACGGTACTTGGCATTAAAGTTTGACTGTTCAAGGGAAACAGTGCGTAAGGCCTATGAACAGCTTCGTGCCGAAGATAAAATTTTCAAACGGCAAAATCTCGGCTGGTTCGTGAGTAATAAAAAAATTCAATATTATCCAAACTCAATTGAAAATTTTCGTTCTTATATGAAGGCACAGGGTTTTAATGCCAGAACTGAACTGATCTCGACCAGACAGCTGCAGCGATTGGATCACAGTAATCTTTTTAGCGAAGAAAATCGTAAATTGGGCTTTATTGAAATTATCCGTTTACGTTATGCTGATGATGTACCAGTACTTCTAGAATATAATTATTTACCTGTTGCGCTGTTTCCAGATGTGCTGAATTATAATGTGATTACTTCGGTCCAAGATGTCATTAAAAATCACTTTCATTATAATTACACGAGTAGTCAGTTAAAAATTAAAAATACCGGTGTGTCTCATTTTGAGAGCCAGCACTTAGGTATTCCTTTAAGTCAAACCGCCACTTATATTGAACGTATTTCAAAATCAGATGATCTAGTGATTGAATATGACATCGAAATCTGGTCACAGGACAAAATTGAAATGACCTTAGATATTCAAGCATAAGCTTATATTTATATCCTGCCCATTCAAATCCTAAGAAGTTAAATGGTTTTAGGATTTTTTTTATTTTCTTAGATTAGACCTCCTTCATAAATCATTCTTACTCAGTTGCAAATTATAAATTCCAGCAACTAGATTGAATCTCAAAAGGGGGGCTTTTAGCTCTACTGCGATAACGTTCTGAAAGTATTTTGAAAGTTTTTAGACTGCCAAATACATACTTAATTTCTATTCTTCTTTATTGATTTCCTGATTATAGATTTTTAGTTCAGGATCCAGTTTACAGCGGCTTTTGGCCTCTAATGGCAACAGGGTATTGGGATACAAAGTATAAATCCTTTGATAACCTCTATCTGTAAGAACAAAGGTTCCTGAAGGGATCTGGTTTAAATTGTGTTTGAACAATTCTAAATCAAGCGTAATTCTCAGCATGACTTTCATATCAGGATGCCAATATCAGCAAATGCCAAGAAACTTAATCCAACATTAGGGGGTATTGGGAAGTGCGTTTGATTGAAGTTGAGCAGAAAGGGAAAATTAGACGTTATATCACTTTATTAATGAACCCAAAGACACAGCCACTGATAGGCTTGGCGAAGCTTTATGCTCAGCGCTGGGAAATAGAAATGTGTTACCCAGAAATCAAAAGTGATTTACAGGAGGGCAAGCATTTGAGGAACAAGCAACCTGATTTAGTTTGTCAATAATTATGGGGGGCTTTATTGCCTACAATATTCTAAGAAGACAAATGAAACATATGGCTCAACGTGCAAAAGTCAGTCCTTTGAGAATCAGCTTTCATATTGCATCTATTGGCATTCTGAATATATTAAGATTCGACTCTTTAGACTCCGCAGGTAATTTACCTAAACATTTAGAAAGTTTACTGGAAAAATCTAAGAGATATGTTTTGCCTGAGAGGGGAGTGAGGAGTTGCCCACGAGTTGTGAAAGGAACACCACAGAAATACTCAAGAAAATGCCAGTCAATTTCTTAACTGACCGGCATCACTTTAATTAAGGGCTTTCAGATGATTCAGATTTTTTGTCTTTCTCATTTCCATAATCTAAAGCAACCTGTTGCGCTTCGGCGGCGGCAGTTGCTTCTATTGGGATGGATTCATCTGCAATAGCTACTGTTCCAGTAAATCCAAATAAGCTCAGGATTAGAATCTTTGAATACTTTTCCATCTGAATTTCCTCTGCGTTTCTAAAACTTAATTTCAGTGTAGAGGGTAAGTTTAAATTCCGATGTATGAGCTATGTCTGCATATGTAAGATATTCAGGATCCAAGTTATAGAACCTCGGGTTTATGTAAGAATACTTATCGGATGAGTTTTTTTGTAGCGTTGACTGGCCAAATACAGACCGATTTTCTTGAAAATCTTTTATAGGGAAGATAATTTAATGGCAAATTATAAAAAGAGCATAGCAATGGTCAACTGCGGTAATCCCCCTATAATAAAATCCAAGAAGACATAAACAATATGAAACCAGGTACGATGAAATAGATCAGCAATAATATTGAGTTAAATGACATGCAGGGTTTCCATACTTTCTTATTAAGTTTAGAAGAAGAAGGTGGTGTTGATATGATCGCAGTAGGTCATGAGTCTTATACAGGACATCGCCTAGTACATAAGGTTAAGTTTGAAAAGAATTAGCACCTCCTCTGAGAGATTTTTCTTTACCAGCCCTGTTTTTGTAACATCTAGTAATTTTTTTGTAACCTTATTGTTATTTATTGTTCACTTTGTTTATTATATAAAAGATGAAAGGTGGAGAATTTAAGATGCTCACTAAGGTCGAAGCCATTGTGATTTTACTAATGGTAATTGCATTAATACTCATTATTTATGAAATGGGACAAGGACTTAATTGGACTTTATAAACGCTTTCTCAGTTTAAAAAAAGTCCTCAATTGATGGCATTAATTTATTTATCAGAAGTTTCAGAATTTTGATCTTATACTTGGCTGACTAAAGATGAATAATATCTATATTGGTGATATTGTTTACCTAGTTTACGGTAGTCATCCAATGATGGTTGAAAAATTGCAGGATAATTTAGCTACTTGTATATGGTTCAGTGATAAAAAACATTTTTTCCGTGAGAATTTTCCCTTAAATATCTTAATAAAAAAAACGTAATTCAACAAAATATACCTGGGCGAATTCAAAGCTCATAGTGTACAGGTCATTTCGACCATGGCATGTGTTACTGATCTAAACAATGAATCACTGGTAGAATTTGCTGCTGAGGAACATGGATTTAAAGAGCTACTTAGTGAAGTCATGAAAATGAATTACGGTGCATTTCAAAACTATGTTATAGCTTGAACTGAGGATCAGAAAGCTTGTTTGAATTGATGTATTTCATCCGCAGATTATGCGCGAATGCTAAGAAATCTGGAGTTCGAATATTAACCAAAAAGAAGATCATTTTTTGATTTATGCGAGAGATCTATTTTATTTTTATATTTATAAGGCTAAACTTGCCTCCAATTTAATACTGGTATGTACCACTTAATTTTAGGGCGTGTCTTCAATATTAAATGTATTTAAAAATACTGTTTGCATGTTCGCCTAAACAATGATTTTCCATTATTACATAATGATCTGGCTCAGGAATATTGATAATGACCACAATGACTGATGATTTAGGTCATGGTATGGGCAATGCCTGGGAACATAAAGACTGGGCACATATTTCTGATCCAGAATTACAAAGCCTGCAGCAGCACTATTCCTGTTTACAAGGTCATTTTGAGATTTTGTGGTGTAGTCCCCGGCCATTTTCATCTGCGGCTCTGGTCAAGGTGGAGCAAGATTTTGTGAGCAGGGATGAAGCAGTCGCGCATCAGTATTTGATTAAGCGCAGCCATTGTTCCTTTCGTCGTGCCCGCGATATTTTACAGGAGCATGCCGTTCTTCAGCATTTAGCTAGCAAAGAAATTCCTGTTGCAGCATTGATTAGCTCAAATCAAGGTCTGACCGCTTTAGAGCTAGGTGACTGGACCTATGAAGTCTATGCAAAAGCAGCCGGCTTAGATCTGTATGCAGATCAGCAATCCTGGAAACCTTTTTTCTATGCTGAACATGCTGCGAAAGCGGGGCAATTACTGGCAAGCTTACATATGGCCATGCAGGATTTTCCTGAGCGGCAAGGCCGATCAGCATCTTATTTATTGTCCAATCAGCAGCTTTTAAACAGTGAAAATATCGTTACAGCCATTCAACGGCGCATTGTAAACAGTCCAGAATTAAGCCGTTACTGTGCCGACAAAAATTTAGATCCTTACTTTTTAGATCAAATCTTACAGGTTCACCAGCGTATTCAGCCTGTATTGCAACAGGCAAGCAGAATTTGGACCCATAACGATTTACACGCTTCTAATCTATTTTGGTCAGCACCGGATGCCAAAGCGGAGATTACTGCCGTAATTGATTTTGGTTTATCTGACCGAAATTCGGCACTTTATGATCTGGCTGTGACGATTGAACGTAATTTCATTGATTGGTTGGAATTAAAGCAGAACCCACATATTCCGATTGATGAAGCCGGTTTAACCGCTTTTCTCCATGCTTATTTTTCCGAGATACATCCACAAGAAGATTTTAGTATTTTGCCAGAACTGCTGAAAATCGTGCATCTGGATTTCGCTTTTTCAGAGCTGGAGTATTTTGTGGGCATTACCCACAACCTCAACCATGCAGATGCTGCTTATTACGACTGGATTATCGGTCATGTGGACTGGTTCTTTGGCGAACAAGGTCAACAATTTACCCAGACCTTAACCCGGCTCATTCAAGATGAATTGCAATCTTCTCAATGCTCTCTCTAAACCCAGCATCATCACCCACTTCACAGACATAAGGTTTCGTATGAACACTCGTCAACTCAAACAGAATGTATTAACTCGATCTTTAAATATGATCATTCTGTCGCAGCTGTGTTTAGCCCCGCTGACTTATGCTGAAGATGATGTTCGACAGCTTGACACGATTGTCATCAAAGCCGATCAAAGCATCCCTTACTCAAGTACCAAAGTGAATGTTGAGGGTTTTGCTACGGACAGTCTTCAAAAAATCCCTGCATCTGTCTCTGTCATCACAGCAGATCTCATCGCGGAACAGCATGCACGTGTACTGAGTGATGTTATAAAAAATGATGCAGCCATCGGTGATGGCTATGCCGCAATTGGCTATTATCCAAACTTTGTCTCTCGTGGCTTTGCACTCGATTTGGCATCTAGCTACCTCATTAATGGCAATGTGATTCGTGGTGAACAAAACGTCGCACTTGAAAATAAAGAACGTGTGGAAATTTTAAAAGGCATGTCCGCGATTCAAAGTGGGATGTCGACCCCGGGTGGGGTTGTGAATTATGTCACCAAGCGACCGAAAGATATTCAGGCACTGACATTCTCGGCCGATCAACACGGCCAGTTTTCAGTGGCAACTGATCTCGGTGGTTTTTTGGGTGATGAGCAACAATTCGGATATCGCATCAATCTGGTGAATGAACAGATGGAGTCTTATGTCGATCATGTCGATGGTGAACGCTATCTAGCGGCATTGGCCTTAGATTGGAAAACATCTGAGCAATCCAAATTAGAATTTGATCTTGAAGCACAGCGTTCCGAACAAAAATCAGTGCCAGGTTATCAATTACTGGATGGTAAAGTCCCAGAAAATGTGAAATGGGACCGATTGCTGGGTTATCAGACTTGGGGCAAACCGGTCACGATCGATAGTCTGAATAGCAGTTTAAAATATAGCTATGCATTGAATGATGACTGGAACTTGGGACTCGTCGCAGCCCACAGTAAATCCAAGGTTGATGATTATTCGACATTTGCTTACGGTTATTATCGAGAGGGATGTCTAGAAGCATATTCCTGTAACACGTTTGGTGAACAGGGAGAATATGATATTTACGATTATCAAAATCCTGATGATACCTATCAGACTAACCAATTTAAAATCAAGTTAGATGGTCTATTACATACTGATCGGGCGTTACATTACCTTAACTTTGATTTGACTTACACAGATAAATCTAGAAATCGTTACAACGGTATAAACCAGTACATAAATTCAGAAGACTATGTTGGTAATATTTACCAAGATACCTACGACAGGATCCCAGAAGAAGGAAATCTAGGTCCTTATTTTAAAGCTTTAGACAGTAAACAAACTGCATTGACGTTTCTTGATCGTATTGAATGGAATGAACATTGGACCACTTTGATTGGCGGAAAATGGATCGAGCTGGATGAACAAGCATATGATGCAGATCGGGTAAAAGTCCGCGATACTGATTTAGGCAAATTTTTACCGCAATTTGCGATCAGCTATAGCCCCTTGGAATCGACTACCGTCTATGCCTCGTATGCTAAAGGCCTGTCAGATGGAAAAACAGCGCCTTGGTTTGCAGAGAATGCGGCTGAAACTCTAGCACCGATCTATTCAGAGCAATATGAAATTGGTTTCAAAAGAGGTGGATCAGGAAATTTGAACAACACTTATAAGTGATATTTTGCTCCCCAAATGATGTTATAAACATCAATATATGGAGTATTTTATGGCACGTAGACCAAGAAGAAATCATTCAAATGATTTTAAAGCTAAGGTAGCACTTGCTGCGATTAAAGCAGAAAAAACACTTGCTGAATTGAGTGCTGAATTTGATGTTCATCAAAACCAAATTATCGACTGGAAAAATCAACTGATTTCAGCTTCCTCGCAAGCTTTCGATCAATCAAAAGCTCCAACAGAACCACCCATCGATCTAAAAAAACTACATGCAAAAATCGGTGAGCAGGCATTAGAAATTGATTTTTTAGAAGGTGTGTTGAAGAAACTGGGCCGCTTCAACCACAAAAGTTAATCGATGACTCACTTCAGATTTCAGTATCTAAGCAAGCTCAGCTGCTGAAAGTCTCCCGTGGTTGTTATTACTATCGCCCAAAACCTGTGAGTGCATCAGATCTGAAGCTAATGCGGTGTATGGATGAGTTACATATGCAATACCCTTTTGCAGGTAGCCGGATGATGCGTGATTTGTTGAATCGTCAAGGACATCATATAGGACGACGTCATACACGTACTTTAATGAAGAAAATGGGCATTAATGCGTTATATTGCAAACCAAATTTAAGCCAGGCTAATCAAGCTCACCGCAAATATCCATATCTGCTCAAAGGATTGGCTATTCAGCGCAGTAATCAAGTGTGGTCTACGGATATAACGTATATCCCTATGGCAAAAGGCTTTGTTTATTTATGTGCTGTGATTGATTGGCATAGCCGCAAGGTACTTGCGCATAGAGTATCGATTAGTATGGAGGTTACATTTTGCATAGAAACATTAAATGAAGCTATTGAAAAATATGGTCGACCTGAAATATTTAATACAGACCAAGGCAGTCAGTTTACCAGTGATGCATTTATTGATGTATTGAAATCAAATGGCATTCAAATCAGTATGGATGGTAAAGGTCGATGGGTTGATAATGTGATGGTTGAACGATTATGGCGGAGCGTTAAATATGAAGAGGTGTATCTCAAAGCCTACAGCAATGTTTTGGATGCGAAGAAGCAATTAAACGCATATTTTGAATTTTATAATTTGAAACGACCTCATTCGAGTCTGGACAAAATGACTCCAGATGAGTTTTACTATGACCAGCTACCACAACAAAATAAGGTAGCTTAACTAGAGCAGAGTATCACTTATAAATAAGCTTTTAGTTGTTCAAACATGTGGGACCACCTCTCAAACAACAGATCCATGATTTCCTGTTGACTGCAGCCGTTTTTGATTTACGTCAGGATAATCAATATAGCAAGCCGATTTCAGGACTTCGCTATTTTATTGCGGAAGGCGAACAGCATAGTCAGGGCCTGGAATTAGGACTGAATGGTGCATTAACCGACCATCTGGCCTTAACTTCATCTTTAGCCTTGACCAAAGCCCGTTTAGAAAATGTGGAAGCGGTTCAATATGGTAATCATCAGGCGCAAAACGTGCCAAAAGCTCGTTTCGCAACACATCTTCGCTATAACGTACCGAGCATTGCAGGTTTCACTGTTCTGGCAGGTGGTCAATACAGTTCCAGCAAATATGCCAACAAAGAGGGTGCTGCGAAAGTTGCAGGTTATAGTGTGGTTGATTTAGGCGCTGCTTATCAATTTAAGCTAAATACGACCGATGCATTGCTGCGCTTGAATATTAATAATCTGTTCAACAAGAAATACTGGCGTGATGCAGGTGAATTTTTGGGTGATGATTATTTATTCTTGGGTTCGCCGCGTACAGCAACCTTGTCATTCAATCTGAACTTCTAAATTGGCTGCTTAATCAGGTTATATTGCTATGGAAAATATAGAAATTGCAGCGTTCATTTTAAACGTTTTAGGTGTCTGGCTGACCTCCAAACAATATAAAGTCTGCTGGTTGGTGAATATTGTCGCTGTATTTTTATATATGATTATTTTTTATCGTGTCAATTTATTTGCAGACGCAGCATTACAAGCCGTATTTATCTTGATGCAACTGTATGGCTGGTATAGCTGGTCGAAGAAAAATCATGACCAGGCTATCACCGTGCAGATTGGCTATTTGAATAAAAAAATCTGGGTATATAGCCTGATTGTGGGTATTGTCGCCGGTCTGGTGATTGGCGCCTTATTTGCTCATTTCACCACAGCATCACTCCCTTGGTTGGATTCCATGTTGGCTTCTTTTAGCTTGGTGGCAAGTTATTGGGCGGCAAAAAAATATATTGAAAGCTGGGGATTATGGTGTGTGTTAGATGTGATTTATGTCGGCATGTATAGCTATAAGTCATTGTATTTAACCGCCGTGCTTTATTTTATTTTTATTCTTCTGGCACTCAATGGCTGGAGAATGTGGCGAAATCTTTATAGAGTGAAATTATCTTAAAATGACACTATTGCAAATAGAAATTTGAGGTGATGCTCTTTCCTTTAAAAAAAGTATTTATAGACTAAAAACTTTATTTGAATTGGCCGCAGCTTGAAGATGTTGCTGATATTTTGTGAAAGCTAGCTACCATACATTCAAAGCGAACCGAAGTTCGCTTTGAATGTATTTCACTTCTTAAAAGAACCCGGCTGGTTTGGTCGAATAGCTGACTAGCAAGTTTTTAGTCTGCTGATAATGATCCAGCATCATTCTGTGATTCTCACGCCCAATCCCTGATTTTTTATAACCACCGAAAGCCGCATGCGCAGGGTAGATGTGATAACAGTTAGTCCAGACCCGACCTGCCTGAATAGCACGGCCTGCACGGTAAGAGGTATGCGCTGAGCGTGACCAGACACCGGCACCGAGTCCATAAATCGTATCATTGGCGATCTTGATCGCATCATCGAAGTCTTTGAAGGTGGTCACAGCCAGTACAGGCCCGAAGATTTCTTCCTGGAAGGTCTTCATGTCATTGGTGCCTTTAAAGATAGTCGGCTCAATATAGAAACCTTGCCCCACTTCCTGACGTGCTTCACCACCAGTCAGGATCTGTGCGCCTTCTTCACGACCAGTGGCAATACAGCCCAGAATCTTGTCCTGCTGTTCCTGTGAGGCTTGCGCGCCAATCATGGTGTCAGTATCCAGCGGATGCCCGGTTTTAATCCGTTTCACCCGTTCAACGGCACGCGCCAGAAATTCGTCAGCAATACTTTCCTGGATCAGCGCACGCGATGGACAGGTGCAGATTTCACCCTGGTTCAGGGCAAACATGGCAAAACCTTCCAGCGCTTTGTCCAGATAATCGTCTTCCTGATCCATGATGTCAGCAAAGAACAGATTTGGTGATTTACCCCCCAGTTCCAGCGTCACCGGAATAATATTTTCGGTGGCATATTGCATGATCATCTGACCGACGGCGGTGGAACCGGTAAAGGCAATCTTGGCAATGCGTGGGTTGGTGGCTAGCGGGCGACCGACTTCAACCCCATAACCATTGACGATATTCAGGACACCCGGTGGCAAAATATCCTGAATCAGTTCAGCCAGCACCAGAATGCTGACCGGAGTCTGTTCTGCAGGTTTCAACACAATGCAGTTGCCCGCAGCCAGGGCAGGTGCCAGTTTCCAGACAGCCATCAGAATCGGAAAGTTCCACGGGATAATCTGACCCACGACGCCCAACGGCTCATGAAAATGATAAGCAATCGTATCTTCATCAATTTCGGAAATGCCGCCTTCCTGCGCACGAATACAGCCGGCAAAATAACGGAAATGGTCAATAGCCAGCGGAATATCGGCAGCCAGCGTTTCACGGATCGGTTTGCCGTTATCCCAGGTTTCTGCCACTGCCAGCAGTTCCAGATTTTGTTCCAGACGATCGGCAATTTTCAACAGAATATTGGAGCGGGTGGTCGGCGATGCTCTGTTCCATTGTTCTTTGGCTTTGTGCGCTGCATCCAGGGCCAATTCAATGTCTTCTACAGAAGAACGCGGAACCTTGGTAAAGACTTTGCCATCTACCGGAGAGATGTTGTCAAAGTATTCACCTTTGACCGGAGCGACCCATTCGCCGCCAATAAAATTCTCGTATTGTGCTTTAAAATGAACTTTTGAATCAGGTTGATTAGGATCGACGTAACGCATATTTATTTCCTTTGCTTATTTTCGTATGGCAAAACCGCTTCTACAGCTTTGGTATAAGGTACTTCTGCACCTTATTTGATTAATATAACTGGTATAAGGTTGGAAAAAGGTTGGAGCTAGCATGTTCACGATATTTTCATCCATTTTAAAAAAATAACGATTACAGCGGATGTAAATCATGAATTGTTGTGAGAATAAGGAATGATGACAAAACAAGATTTGATGGAAAAAAGGCACAATACTGATCAGCTTCGGCAAAACAGCAGTTTGTCTCCCTTACATGCAGAACAGCTGGGACAGAGTATTGCCAGCTCCTGGCAACGTTCATCCTCGGCTGAAAT
Encoded here:
- a CDS encoding aldehyde dehydrogenase family protein, with the translated sequence MRYVDPNQPDSKVHFKAQYENFIGGEWVAPVKGEYFDNISPVDGKVFTKVPRSSVEDIELALDAAHKAKEQWNRASPTTRSNILLKIADRLEQNLELLAVAETWDNGKPIRETLAADIPLAIDHFRYFAGCIRAQEGGISEIDEDTIAYHFHEPLGVVGQIIPWNFPILMAVWKLAPALAAGNCIVLKPAEQTPVSILVLAELIQDILPPGVLNIVNGYGVEVGRPLATNPRIAKIAFTGSTAVGQMIMQYATENIIPVTLELGGKSPNLFFADIMDQEDDYLDKALEGFAMFALNQGEICTCPSRALIQESIADEFLARAVERVKRIKTGHPLDTDTMIGAQASQEQQDKILGCIATGREEGAQILTGGEARQEVGQGFYIEPTIFKGTNDMKTFQEEIFGPVLAVTTFKDFDDAIKIANDTIYGLGAGVWSRSAHTSYRAGRAIQAGRVWTNCYHIYPAHAAFGGYKKSGIGRENHRMMLDHYQQTKNLLVSYSTKPAGFF